One genomic window of Nicotiana sylvestris chromosome 10, ASM39365v2, whole genome shotgun sequence includes the following:
- the LOC138879778 gene encoding uncharacterized mitochondrial protein AtMg00860-like, whose translation MDEAKVRAIQEWEAPIKVTELRSFLGLVNYYRQFISGYSTKVAPLTELLKKNKSWVWTEHCQKAFEGLKAAIIEEPALALPNFSKTFEVHTDASDFAIGGVLM comes from the coding sequence atggacgaggctaaggtacgtgctatccaggagtgggaggcacccataaaggtaactgagttgagatccttccttgGCCTTGTTAACTACTATCGTCAGTTCATCAGTGGATACTCAACAAAGGTCGCACCATTGACTGAGTTACTAAAGAAGAACAAGTCATGGGTTTGGACGGAGCATTGTCAAAAGGCATTTGAAGGCCTTAAGGCAGCTATAATAGAGGAGCCAGCCTTGGCATTACCTAACTTTTCCAAGACTTTTGAGGTGCACACAGATGCTTCAGATTTTGCCATTGGGGGTGTCCTAATGTAG